The Miscanthus floridulus cultivar M001 chromosome 7, ASM1932011v1, whole genome shotgun sequence genome includes a region encoding these proteins:
- the LOC136463998 gene encoding uncharacterized protein: MEDACGRTTAAVTCCWGRFGVAMLWRRLRCMTWPRRRYRTYVLGAGGLNYDPLSYSQNFDDGKVCECEADFLARYALAQLAGLPGQAEAPSNPSPRAAQVSGMKSHGGKVQPKSLAAAFLAFARTSGGGEDAR; this comes from the coding sequence ATGGAGGACGCGTGCGGCCGCACGACCGCGGCCGTCACGTGCTGCTGGGGCAGGTTCGGCGTGGCGATGCTGTGGCGCAGGCTCAGGTGCATGACCTGGCCCCGCCGGCGCTACCGAACGTACGTCCTCGGCGCCGGCGGCCTCAACTATGACCCGCTCAGCTACTCCCAGAACTTCGACGACGGCAAAGTCTGCGAGTGCGAGGCCGACTTCCTGGCCAGGTACGCCCTCGCGCAGCTCGCCGGCTTGCCGGGGCAGGCGGAGGCACCATCGAATCCTTCGCCCCGGGCGGCGCAAGTCTCTGGCATGAAGAGCCATGGGGGCAAGGTGCAGCCGAAGAGCCTCGCAGCCGCCTTCCTTGCATTCGCGCGGActtccggcggcggcgaggatgCGAGATGA